One part of the Harpia harpyja isolate bHarHar1 unplaced genomic scaffold, bHarHar1 primary haplotype scaffold_420, whole genome shotgun sequence genome encodes these proteins:
- the LYPD3 gene encoding ly6/PLAUR domain-containing protein 3 — translation MCLGWGWALLAALLVPAPALRCGGVPCPSPQDACRRTTLTTLTGGDAAGGALPGGRGGRLPRPHPPAPLTPRRAPPAVPDLRRGRRLVPAPAGGAALPPAPPTTALTSSPACPGKWGRGGSGGVAAPARAGGSWRWRAGGAGRWRCGAASATSASPRRSRPPRACAAGPARGRSPTAATPKCCPAGGGLTHCALARTYGAVGLECLSCGAEDGTCRGATNVTCPPESDVCAEALAAVTWSHGRFSLGGRGCGRGQAGANARALELFGLVVFVRRHQCQEGGGCNGELPLGLEGALPLPGNESGRVPNGVLCYGCPDDGPCPPTTVVQCYDDLRGCFHGNVTLNLGGVTLWREVRGCVRDQSCTQESPGGRRRGAEGFLLRRQPLQPPPGQ, via the exons ATgtgcctggggtgggggtgggcgcTGCTGGCGGCGCTGCTGGTGCCAG CCCCCGCCCTGCGCTGCGGCGGCgtcccctgcccctccccccaGGACGCGTGTCGCCGGACGACCCTGACGACCCTGACGG GTGGTGACGCTGCGGGAGGAGCGCTgccgggggggaggggagggcggctgccccgcccccacccccccgccccgctcac CCCCCGCAGGGCGCCCCCTGCTGTGCCCGACCTGCGACGCGGCCGACGGCTCGTGCCGGCCCCCGCTGGCGGCGCTGccctgccccccgccccaccgACTACTGCCTTGACGTCATCACCCGCCTGCCCGGGGAAG TGGGGGAGGGGCGGATCCGGGGGTGTGGCCGCGCCGGCGCGTGCCGGGGGCTCCTGGCGTTGGAGAGCGGGCGGGGCCGGCAGGTGGCGCTGCGGTGCTGCCAGCGCGACCAGTGCGAGCCCG AGGAGGAGCCGCCCCCCTCGGGCCTGCGCTGCTGGGCCTGCGAGGGGCCGGAGCCCCACGGCTGCGACCCCCAAGTGCTGCCCTGCCGGGGGGGGCCTGACCCACTGCGCCCTGGCCCGGACCTACG GCGCCGTGGGGCTGGAGTGCCTGAGCTGTGGGGCGGAGGACGGGACCTGCCGTGGGGCCACCAACGTCACCTGCCCCCCCGAGAGCGACGTCTGCGCCGAGGCCTTGGCGGCCGTTACGTGGA GTCACGGGCGGTTCTCGCTGGGCgggcggggctgcgggcggggcCAGGCGGGAGCCAACGCCCGGGCCCTGGAGCTCTTCGGCCTCGTCGTCTTCGTCAGGAGGCACCAGTGCcaggagggagggggctgcaACGGGGAGCtcccactggggctggagggagccctgcccctgcccg GCAACGAGAGCGGCCGGGTGCCCAATGGGGTGCTGTGTTACGGTTGCCCCGACGACGGGCCCTGCCCCCCCACCACCGTCGTCCAATGCTACGACGACCTGCGGGGCTGTTTCCACGGCAACGTCACCCTGAACCTGG GCGGGGTCACCCTATGGCGTGAGGTTCGGGGCTGCGTGAGGGACCAGAGCTGCACCCAGGAGTCCCCGGGGGGACGACGCCGTGGGGCTGAGGGGTTCCTGCTGCGCCGGCAACCTCTGCAACCGCCACCTGGCCAATAA